Genomic segment of Acidobacteriota bacterium:
GTGGGACGCTGAAGACAATCGCGACCGGGCCGTCGCCGAATACAACAAAGCCAAAGAGGCCGGGAACAATCACAACAACGCTCAGCAAGCGGCCGAGAAGTACCTGGGGCAGCCGTACAAGAAAGAACGATCGAGTCAGCCTGGCAACTGAGCGCCGGTTCGTAGTCCCGCCTTCAGGCGGAAGTTCGTGGCTGGTTCCACCCGAGCAAACTACGAACCTCCGCCTGAAGGCGGGACTACCAACCGTTAGAAAGGCGATCATTCGATGACAGCAGCTATCACAAAACGCCCGGAGAGTTCCGAGTATCCGCCCTACACCGAGGGCTACATTTCACGGGTACCCGACGGCGACATCGTGGCGACGCTCGGCAAGCAACTCGAAGATACGCTCGCTCTGATCAACAGCATTCCTGAAGCTCGCGGTGAGTGGCGATATGCGGAGGGCAAGTGGAGCGTCAAAGAGCTTATCGGGCACGTCATAGACAGCGAGCGAGTGTTTGCCTACCGCGCGCTGCGGTTTGGTCGCGGAGACGCGACGCCGCTGTCAGGCTTCGAGCAGGACGACTTCGTTCGCGGTGCAGACTTCAACAAGCGGAGTCTTAGCGATCTTGCAGACGAATACGAGCACGTTCGGCGCGCGACGATTTCTCTTTTGGCCAATCTGGATCAGAGCGCGTGGGATCGGCGAGGCGCGGCCAACAACAACGAAGTGTCGGTTCGTGCGCTTGCGTTCATCATTGCCGGCCACGAACGCCATCACGTCGACATACTTCGAACACGGTATCTGTGAAGGGTGTTCGGTTGACTGAGCCGATCGGCGGTTGCTAGTATCGGCAACAGATTAGATCCTCGAATTAGAGTGGGGCCATAGCTCAGCTGGGAGAGCGCATGACTGGCAGTCATGAGGTCAGGGGTTCGATCCCCCTTGGCTCCACCAACTACCTCACGCTATTTCGCTTCGGGGTAAGTTTGGGGGTCACTTTCGGAGCCGAAACCGCCCTTTGGAGCAACCAGTTGCTTAGATCATTAGATTCTCATCTCGCCCAATGTGAACTAATGTAGTCAACGGATTCTTTGGTTCCTAATTCCTGAGTC
This window contains:
- a CDS encoding DinB family protein translates to MTAAITKRPESSEYPPYTEGYISRVPDGDIVATLGKQLEDTLALINSIPEARGEWRYAEGKWSVKELIGHVIDSERVFAYRALRFGRGDATPLSGFEQDDFVRGADFNKRSLSDLADEYEHVRRATISLLANLDQSAWDRRGAANNNEVSVRALAFIIAGHERHHVDILRTRYL